In a single window of the Nocardioides massiliensis genome:
- a CDS encoding tyrosine-type recombinase/integrase codes for MNTLATSLQTYFTTFAHDQRDLSAHTIASYRDTWRLLLKHLASTLGIPADSLDFDAITAANVSGFLDQLEHERGNAARTRNARLTAIRSVLGRALPDCPEHAATITQVLAIPPKRTVRPVIEFLTATEVDALLAAPDPTTWTGRRDHALLTLTVQTGLRISEIRSLTRADIHLGTGPHVACTGKGRRQRITPLTRATVDIMKAYLAERATRPGTALFCGPQGWPLSRDALEHRLAKHLATATTTCPNLAGKHVTMHTLRHTAAMNLLTAGVDVSVIALWLGHADTHSTDAYLHADMAIKQAAIDRTRPPDIKPGTYKPEPDILAWLTAL; via the coding sequence ATGAACACCCTGGCCACCAGCCTGCAGACCTACTTCACCACCTTCGCCCACGATCAGCGCGACTTGTCCGCCCACACCATCGCCTCCTACCGCGACACCTGGCGGCTGCTGCTCAAGCACCTGGCCTCCACGTTGGGGATCCCCGCGGACTCCCTCGACTTCGACGCCATCACCGCCGCCAACGTGTCCGGCTTCCTCGACCAACTCGAGCACGAGCGCGGCAACGCGGCCAGGACCCGCAACGCGCGGCTGACCGCGATTCGTTCCGTGCTCGGCCGAGCCCTTCCGGACTGTCCCGAACACGCCGCCACCATCACCCAGGTCCTCGCTATCCCACCCAAACGAACCGTGCGGCCCGTCATCGAGTTCCTCACCGCCACCGAGGTCGACGCACTACTCGCCGCGCCCGACCCCACCACCTGGACCGGGCGCCGCGACCATGCCCTGCTGACCCTCACCGTCCAGACCGGGCTTCGGATCAGCGAGATCCGTTCGCTGACCCGTGCCGACATCCACCTCGGCACAGGCCCCCACGTCGCCTGCACCGGCAAGGGACGACGCCAACGCATCACCCCACTGACCCGAGCAACCGTGGACATCATGAAGGCCTACCTCGCCGAACGAGCCACACGTCCCGGCACGGCCCTGTTCTGCGGTCCCCAAGGATGGCCACTGTCACGTGACGCCCTCGAGCACCGCCTCGCCAAGCACCTCGCCACCGCCACGACCACATGCCCGAACCTGGCCGGCAAACACGTCACGATGCACACCCTGAGGCACACCGCAGCGATGAACCTCCTCACCGCCGGAGTCGACGTCTCGGTCATCGCGCTCTGGCTCGGACACGCCGACACCCACAGCACCGACGCCTACCTGCACGCCGACATGGCCATCAAGCAGGCCGCCATCGACCGAACGAGACCACCCGACATCAAGCCCGGGACCTACAAGCCCGAACCCGACATCCTGGCCTGGCTCACCGCGCTGTGA
- a CDS encoding tyrosine-type recombinase/integrase, translating into MTTATRPATLREWLDEYLATRRALGFQLDDVERQVGLFLAWLEARGQTQTFTIDDAVVWARLNPDAHPSWWATRLSLVRRFANHLNASGVDVPAIPSGLLPARKPRAVPFIYSQDDIDALLTACDTTFTDERIAATVRTAIGLLTATGLRIGEALRLRVDDIDAAHDLLVIQAAKSAQRLVPIHPTTTVALLQYIALPARTATHPDPPGPVFVTANGTGYAYGPFQARFKRVREAAGLTPRGRARPRLHDLRHTFATAHMTTAYAHHGDPERVLTLLATWLGHSDAAHTYWYLTATGELMARAAGLLEHDPEGAPS; encoded by the coding sequence ATGACGACCGCGACGAGGCCGGCGACGCTGCGCGAGTGGCTGGACGAGTACCTTGCGACGCGACGGGCCCTGGGGTTCCAGCTCGACGACGTCGAACGGCAGGTCGGCCTGTTTCTCGCCTGGCTCGAGGCCCGCGGCCAGACACAGACCTTCACCATCGACGACGCCGTTGTGTGGGCGCGGCTCAACCCCGACGCGCACCCGTCTTGGTGGGCCACCCGGCTGTCGCTGGTCCGCCGCTTCGCCAACCACCTCAACGCCAGCGGCGTCGACGTCCCGGCGATCCCCAGCGGTTTGCTGCCAGCCAGGAAGCCGCGGGCGGTTCCCTTCATCTATAGCCAAGACGACATCGACGCCTTGCTCACCGCCTGCGACACGACGTTCACCGACGAGCGGATCGCCGCGACCGTGCGCACCGCTATCGGGCTGCTCACCGCGACGGGGCTGCGGATCGGCGAGGCCCTGCGCCTGCGTGTCGACGACATCGACGCCGCCCACGACCTGCTGGTGATCCAGGCAGCGAAGTCAGCACAACGGCTGGTCCCGATCCACCCGACGACCACGGTCGCCCTGCTGCAATACATCGCGCTGCCTGCCCGAACGGCCACCCATCCCGACCCCCCCGGCCCGGTCTTCGTGACCGCCAACGGGACCGGCTACGCCTACGGGCCGTTCCAGGCGCGGTTCAAACGGGTTCGCGAGGCCGCCGGGCTCACCCCGCGCGGAAGGGCACGCCCCCGCCTGCACGACCTGAGGCACACCTTCGCCACCGCGCACATGACCACCGCCTACGCCCACCACGGCGACCCCGAACGAGTGCTCACGCTGCTGGCCACCTGGCTGGGGCACTCCGACGCCGCCCACACCTACTGGTATCTGACCGCGACCGGGGAGCTCATGGCCCGTGCCGCCGGCCTGCTCGAGCACGACCCCGAAGGAGCCCCGTCATGA